One window from the genome of Poecilia reticulata strain Guanapo unplaced genomic scaffold, Guppy_female_1.0+MT scaffold_221, whole genome shotgun sequence encodes:
- the LOC103460276 gene encoding uncharacterized protein LOC103460276: protein MLWVEGAPQLDESDDQTVCNFVDKYISAQLPDPDREPELYRKVSEVQRHSKNHTRSCFKSVNSGCRFGFPKPPCRNTXISRPGENNDTXTAKXKLRPLMQLLNEPEVASMSLEQILSXCHLTLEEYESCLQTMNKKTAIYLKRDPKDCWINAYNPHLXKAWDSNIDVSFILNAYSCIQYLTKYITKKESGLSEYLKTVLDNSNMDRVNECDEMKAIMQAYSKKQEISAQECVARACGLKMKNCSRSVVFIPTDDNPVKMSWPMSFLEDIPSDSCNIWMTSLTDKYKAKPEIPEYEEMCLADFAAICRFVSSEKASSNGVLPLLNQLGFVTRRKNDKPSVIRYYHCSKEKEPEQFYARLLRLYLSHQSEFEIRSVSLPTYESFYTSGCVRLPGSDRLETVKGVVKRNRDKYEKNNEEIESALEEFEESRDQVIDEWCNLAPESEVVRLQCDDDLQPAEPENEQENVPDYCPQSSAVTEMRAIREPPAMDPTLLRQMYQNLNQKQACIFYAIRDFCLKLVCGLKPEPFFLYVNGGAGTGKSHLIRCIYSEACKTLSRLPRFSEDADISAPTVLLTSFTGTAAFNICGTTLHSLFKLPRSLKPPIQALGNQLDEIRSELFNVQILIIDEI, encoded by the coding sequence ATGCTATGGGTTGAAGGAGCTCCACAGCTGGATGAGTCAGACGATCAAACTGTGTGTAATTTTGTTGATAAATACATCTCGGCACAGCTTCCTGATCCAGACAGAGAACCAGAACTGTATCGGAAAGTTTCTGAAGTTCAGAGGCACAGTAAGAATCACACCAGGTCTTGTTTCAAGAGTGTGAACTCTGGTTGTCGATTTGGTTTTCCAAAGCCCCCCTGCAGAAACACMRTGATCTCCAGACCAGGTGAGAACAATGACACTKWAACTGCYAAAGYCAAACTCAGRCCTTTGATGCAACTCCTGAACGAACCTGAAGTCGCTTCCATGAGTTTAGAGCAGATCCTTTCTCKGTGTCACTTGACRCTAGAAGAGTATGAATCTTGTCTTCAGACCATGAACAAAAAGACTGCCATCTACTTGAAGCGTGATCCCAAAGATTGCTGGATAAATGCTTACAATCCACATCTGSTTAAAGCTTGGGACAGTAACATTGATGTGTCTTTCATACTAAATGCCTACTCATGTATACAGTATTTGACAAAATAcatcacaaagaaagaaagtggaCTATCAGAGTACCTGAAAACAGTGCTGGATAATTCAAACATGGACCGAGTCAATGAGTGTGATGAAATGAAAGCGATCATGCAAGCATACTCTAAAAAGCAAGAAATTAGTGCTCAGGAGTGCGTTGCTCGTGCCTGTggattaaagatgaaaaactgTTCCCGCAGTGTTGTGTTCATACCCACAGACGATAATCCTGTGAAGATGAGTTGGCCAATGTCTTTCTTGGAGGATATCCCATCGGATTCTTGCAATATATGGATGACCAGTTTGACAGATAAGTACAAAGCAAAGCCTGAAATACCCGAATATGAGGAGATGTGTTTGGCTGATTTCGCTGCTATCTGCAGGTTTGTAAGTTCAGAGAAGGCAAGCAGTAATGGTGTTTTACCACTTCTAAATCAGCTGGGATTTGTGACAAGGCGAAAAAATGACAAGCCCTCCGTCATCCGCTACTATCATTGTTCCAAAGAGAAAGAACCGGAGCAGTTTTATGCCAGATTACTGAGACTGTACCTTTCTCATCAGTCGGAGTTTGAAATTCGAAGCGTCAGTCTTCCTACCTACGAGTCTTTTTACACCTCTGGCTGTGTCCGACTACCAGGTTCAGACCGCCTTGAAACTGTTAAAGGTGTTGTCAAGAGAAACAGAGACAAATATGAGAAAAACAATGAGGAGATTGAGAGTGCCCTTGAAGAGTTTGAGGAAAGCAGAGACCAGGTGATTGATGAGTGGTGTAATCTTGCTCCTGAATCTGAAGTTGTGAGGTTGCAGTGTGACGACGACCTTCAGCCAGCAGAGCCCGAAAACGAACAGGAAAACGTACCAGACTATTGTCCTCAGTCTTCTGCTGTCACTGAAATGCGAGCCATCAGAGAACCTCCCGCTATGGATCCGACTTTGCTGAGACAAATGTATCAGAACTTGAACCAGAAGCAGGCCTGTATCTTCTATGCCATCAGAGACTTCTGCCTTAAACTTGTGTGCGGTCTGAAACCAGAGCCATTTTTTCTGTATGTAAATGGTGGGGCAGGTACTGGAAAGTCACATCTGATTCGATGCATTTACTCAGAGGCATGCAAAACACTCAGCAGGCTGCCACGCTTCTCAGAGGATGCTGATATTTCGGCTCCAACTGTTCTGCTCACTTCATTCACTGGAACGGCAGCTTTCAACATCTGTGGAACAACACTCCACTCTTTGTTTAAACTTCCAAGGTCGTTAAAACCACCAATTCAAGCACTTGGCAATCAGTTGGATGAAATCAGGTCAGAACTTTTCAACGTTCAAATCTTGATTATTGACGAGATCTGA